The following are encoded together in the Candidatus Thermoplasmatota archaeon genome:
- a CDS encoding nucleoside-triphosphatase has translation MKNFLLTGEKNSGKSTAVYKMVRNASFSCGGVLSLPVISNGAKIGIDALDIMTGESKALARVGGDFKGIEMGRYKISGKGIKHGENAINRAIGNCKLVVIDEIGPLELNGRGWIKAAEYALESESNVFIVVRSQLRDAFIEKYGKYGLNVINFNGISLSELQKKLCEKRT, from the coding sequence ATGAAAAATTTCCTGCTCACCGGGGAAAAAAATTCTGGGAAAAGTACAGCAGTATACAAAATGGTCAGGAATGCCAGTTTTTCGTGTGGGGGAGTTCTCTCTCTTCCAGTAATAAGCAACGGTGCAAAGATAGGAATAGATGCTCTCGATATTATGACGGGAGAATCAAAAGCGTTGGCAAGGGTTGGAGGTGACTTTAAAGGAATAGAGATGGGCAGGTATAAGATAAGCGGTAAGGGGATAAAACACGGCGAAAATGCGATAAATCGGGCGATTGGGAATTGCAAACTCGTTGTTATAGATGAGATAGGCCCGCTGGAGTTGAATGGACGCGGTTGGATAAAAGCCGCAGAGTATGCTTTGGAAAGCGAGAGCAATGTTTTCATTGTAGTCAGAAGTCAATTGAGAGATGCATTTATTGAAAAGTATGGAAAATATGGACTGAATGTCATAAATTTCAATGGGATTTCGCTTTCCGAGTTGCAAAAGAAATTGTGTGAGAAGCGAACATAA
- a CDS encoding ATP-binding protein encodes MQERIGIIYGDTTSTAFTFASNRQIRRLDYVYVVHEERKVLAQIREAKRISKLSFEKVFLEEAREEGEKISASADVIGYSGRQGLCVPRTPFRQGDYVYIADEAIVREVLGLKKKGAYIGLLKDLNIKVYLDINTLLQKHVSILAKSGSGKSYAMGVIIEEFIKNNVPVVIIDPHGEYASLIHPNLDKNELEMMKRFDVKPKGYGGNIVQYSPGNGANPDSIPLYLDEINLELNDLLDVMPSKITGVQKGILYQAIKEVSEKKRIYLLEDIIDNLKEAKSSAKWNLIPQLEELNDMGLFSADATPIESLVRKGKCSIINLRGIPPHIQDVVVSHVLAKLFDERKRNGIPPFMVVIEESHRYCPERGQGGAISSEIIRTVASEGRKFGMGLAIVSQRPARVEKNVVSQCNTQIILKTTNPNDVKAIVASVEGLTQGAADEIQRLPIGMAIVSGLPINAPLFVEIRVRRSSHGGRAAEVIDEDDKSSARKFSFRFGR; translated from the coding sequence ATGCAGGAGAGGATTGGGATAATATATGGCGATACGACATCAACAGCCTTTACCTTCGCTTCGAACAGGCAGATAAGGAGACTCGACTACGTATATGTTGTTCATGAAGAAAGAAAAGTTCTGGCTCAAATCAGGGAAGCAAAGCGCATATCCAAGCTTTCCTTTGAAAAAGTTTTTCTTGAGGAAGCTAGGGAAGAAGGTGAAAAAATTTCCGCATCTGCAGACGTTATTGGATATAGTGGAAGGCAGGGGCTTTGTGTTCCCAGGACACCGTTCAGGCAGGGAGATTACGTTTACATAGCTGATGAAGCCATTGTAAGAGAAGTGCTCGGATTAAAAAAGAAAGGCGCCTATATAGGGCTCCTAAAAGATTTGAATATAAAAGTTTACCTGGACATAAATACACTCCTCCAGAAACATGTTTCAATACTTGCGAAAAGTGGAAGCGGTAAAAGTTATGCAATGGGTGTAATAATCGAGGAGTTTATAAAAAATAATGTGCCGGTTGTGATAATAGACCCGCATGGGGAATATGCTTCCCTTATCCATCCAAACCTGGACAAAAATGAACTGGAAATGATGAAAAGATTTGATGTGAAACCGAAGGGCTATGGAGGAAATATTGTCCAGTATTCTCCGGGAAATGGGGCAAATCCAGATTCGATACCACTTTACTTGGACGAGATAAACCTGGAACTGAACGATCTGCTTGACGTAATGCCATCTAAAATAACCGGTGTGCAGAAAGGAATTCTTTACCAGGCAATAAAGGAAGTCAGTGAAAAAAAGAGGATATACCTACTGGAGGACATTATAGACAATCTAAAGGAAGCTAAAAGCAGTGCAAAATGGAATTTGATTCCGCAGCTCGAGGAGCTGAATGACATGGGGCTGTTCTCGGCAGATGCAACGCCAATAGAATCACTTGTCCGGAAAGGGAAATGTTCGATAATAAATCTGAGGGGCATTCCGCCGCACATACAGGATGTGGTCGTTTCTCATGTCCTTGCAAAATTATTTGATGAAAGAAAAAGGAATGGCATTCCCCCATTCATGGTAGTCATAGAGGAGTCGCACAGGTATTGCCCCGAGAGAGGGCAGGGGGGAGCCATATCTTCGGAGATAATAAGAACGGTAGCCTCAGAGGGAAGAAAATTTGGAATGGGGCTGGCGATAGTTAGCCAGCGTCCAGCCCGGGTTGAAAAGAATGTTGTATCCCAGTGCAATACGCAGATAATACTGAAGACCACCAACCCCAATGACGTGAAGGCAATAGTTGCCTCGGTGGAGGGATTGACACAGGGAGCGGCGGATGAAATACAGCGACTTCCAATAGGAATGGCAATTGTGAGCGGTCTGCCAATCAATGCACCCCTCTTCGTGGAGATAAGGGTGAGAAGGTCGAGCCACGGCGGGAGGGCTGCAGAAGTTATTGATGAGGATGATAAGAGTTCTGCCCGTAAATTTTCTTTTAGATTCGGCAGATAG
- a CDS encoding epoxyqueuosine reductase QueH → MKILVHVCCAPCFCYPHKKLCEEGYDVVGFWYNPNIHPFMEYRAREESLRNYAEIENVEVVYNTYDFIDYLKMQLQSVERPERCEHCYAYRLERTAKYATENGFDAFTTTLLVSHHQYHEAIKKAGNELAEKYGIPFYYEDFRKGLHQGNAISKAYGLYRQKYCGCILSEWERYRKAL, encoded by the coding sequence ATGAAAATTCTTGTCCACGTATGCTGTGCTCCCTGCTTTTGCTATCCTCACAAAAAGTTATGCGAGGAGGGATACGATGTCGTTGGATTCTGGTACAACCCGAATATTCATCCTTTTATGGAATACAGGGCAAGAGAGGAGTCGTTAAGAAATTATGCAGAAATAGAAAATGTTGAGGTAGTTTACAATACCTACGATTTTATTGACTACCTAAAAATGCAACTGCAAAGCGTTGAACGACCGGAGAGATGCGAGCATTGCTATGCTTATAGGCTTGAAAGAACTGCAAAGTATGCAACAGAAAACGGTTTCGATGCATTTACCACCACACTCCTTGTTTCCCATCATCAGTATCACGAGGCGATAAAAAAAGCAGGCAATGAGTTAGCAGAGAAATACGGCATACCGTTTTACTACGAGGATTTCCGTAAAGGATTGCATCAGGGTAATGCCATATCTAAAGCCTACGGACTTTATCGCCAGAAATACTGCGGATGCATCTTAAGCGAATGGGAGAGATACCGAAAGGCTTTATGA
- a CDS encoding ATP-binding protein, with amino-acid sequence MDLMENPFIYGAIVTGKHFVDREKEIKELTMDLLSGQHVILYSPRKMGKSSLIEEIFRKINDQGKAIAVRINLQSVITKEDMARMMINEIVKNAYSSIEKAAKEIKDFFTKISVRIFIDEKGRMGIEPIFRNKEDLLEEVLAFPEKKGKKKRIIIAFDEFQEIEKFDGLGMERRMRAIMENHKNVSYLFSGSERHLISLIFENEERPFYRFGKMVRLEPVERKKLEKFVIERFEETGKKINREATNFVLAFSEGIPFYVQAICHEVWNLGNKIDLKKAKRALDEVISSFSPGFELIWNNIGSEYQKKLLVIMAGRDKDFELNTEFIEKHGLKSFAHIRKAIQSLEKRGMIYKNRIADFFFREWIKREKVVWNR; translated from the coding sequence ATGGATCTTATGGAAAATCCTTTCATATATGGGGCGATTGTTACAGGCAAACATTTCGTGGACAGGGAGAAAGAAATAAAGGAACTGACGATGGATTTGCTTTCCGGGCAGCACGTCATTCTTTATTCCCCCAGAAAAATGGGAAAATCTTCTCTGATAGAGGAAATATTCAGAAAGATAAACGATCAGGGGAAAGCAATAGCAGTAAGAATAAATCTTCAAAGTGTAATAACAAAGGAAGATATGGCAAGGATGATGATAAATGAAATTGTTAAAAACGCATATAGTTCAATAGAAAAAGCTGCAAAGGAAATAAAGGATTTTTTTACGAAAATAAGCGTAAGAATCTTCATTGACGAGAAGGGAAGAATGGGCATTGAGCCCATTTTCAGAAATAAAGAGGATCTTTTAGAAGAGGTGTTGGCTTTCCCTGAAAAGAAGGGGAAGAAGAAAAGGATAATAATTGCATTCGATGAATTTCAGGAAATTGAAAAGTTTGATGGCTTGGGAATGGAAAGGAGGATGAGAGCGATAATGGAAAACCATAAAAACGTGAGCTACCTTTTTTCAGGGAGTGAAAGGCATCTAATTTCATTAATTTTTGAAAATGAGGAAAGACCTTTTTACCGATTTGGGAAAATGGTAAGGCTCGAGCCCGTGGAGAGAAAAAAGCTGGAAAAATTCGTAATAGAAAGATTTGAAGAAACTGGTAAAAAGATAAATAGGGAAGCGACGAACTTTGTCCTTGCTTTCAGCGAAGGTATTCCTTTCTACGTGCAGGCAATATGTCATGAGGTATGGAATTTGGGTAATAAAATTGATTTAAAAAAGGCAAAAAGGGCTTTGGATGAGGTGATTTCTTCCTTTAGTCCTGGCTTTGAATTGATATGGAATAATATAGGGAGCGAATATCAGAAAAAATTGCTGGTAATAATGGCTGGAAGGGATAAAGATTTTGAGTTAAATACAGAATTTATAGAAAAGCATGGATTAAAATCATTTGCTCATATCAGAAAAGCAATTCAATCATTGGAAAAACGTGGTATGATTTACAAAAATCGCATAGCGGACTTTTTCTTCAGGGAATGGATAAAAAGGGAGAAGGTTGTATGGAATCGGTGA